A genomic window from Acinetobacter chinensis includes:
- a CDS encoding NADPH-dependent 2,4-dienoyl-CoA reductase, whose protein sequence is MTTSYANILKPLHLGFTTIKNRVVMGSMHTGLEDRFYNYPKLAAYFGERAKGGVGLLITGGISPNRQGWLLPAGGTMNTLGDVAPHRLVTHAVHKHGAKILMQILHSGRYGYQPFVVSASPIKSPISLFKPREMSDKLILETIKDYADTASLAKKAGYDGVEIMGSEGYLLNQFLSRHVNQREDRWGGPIENRMRFAVEIVKAIREKVGEKFIICFRLSMLDLVHDGNTMDEVITVAIALEKAGITLLNTGIGWHEARIPTIVTSVPRAAFVDYTAEVKKHVSVPVIASNRINMPDTAEEILASGKADMVQMARPLLADAYWVNKTATNRVDEINTCIACNQACLDHTFQNKRASCLVNPRAGYETELVYVKTKKPKKIAVVGGGVAGMSAATVAAGRGHQVTLFEASSEVGGQFNLAKVVPGKEEFHETIRYFKVQIEKTGVDLRLNTKVNREQLEREGFDEVVIATGVVPRGLKIEGSDAPQVLSYAEVLRGEPVGYSVAVIGAGGIGFDVSEFLLKPEHQPQPQPLADWMREWGVDPNPNYMTEGGSIPAEVETPVRQIYLMQRKTTPLGIGLGKTSGWVHRAQLKKHAVRMMRGVQYKAVTNEGLWIETNGHDQLLRVDTIVVCAGQESVKDLMPAEGETTLAQYHIIGGAKLAGELDAKRAIREGAEIAAKL, encoded by the coding sequence ATGACAACCAGCTATGCAAATATTCTAAAACCACTTCATCTGGGTTTCACGACCATTAAAAACCGTGTAGTCATGGGTTCCATGCATACAGGTCTGGAAGATCGTTTTTATAATTATCCAAAACTTGCAGCCTATTTTGGTGAACGTGCCAAAGGTGGTGTGGGGCTGCTGATTACAGGTGGTATTTCACCAAACAGACAGGGTTGGCTGTTGCCTGCGGGTGGTACCATGAATACGCTGGGCGATGTTGCTCCGCATCGTCTGGTTACGCATGCTGTACATAAACATGGTGCCAAAATTCTGATGCAGATTCTGCATTCTGGGCGTTATGGCTATCAGCCATTTGTGGTGTCTGCAAGCCCGATCAAATCACCGATTTCTCTGTTCAAGCCACGGGAAATGAGCGATAAACTGATTCTTGAAACCATTAAGGACTATGCCGATACAGCAAGCCTAGCAAAAAAAGCGGGCTATGACGGTGTGGAAATTATGGGTTCAGAAGGTTATTTGCTGAACCAGTTTTTAAGCCGTCATGTCAATCAGCGTGAAGACCGCTGGGGTGGTCCGATTGAAAACCGGATGCGTTTTGCAGTTGAAATTGTGAAAGCGATCCGCGAAAAAGTTGGCGAGAAATTTATTATCTGTTTCCGTTTGTCCATGCTGGATTTAGTCCATGATGGCAATACCATGGATGAAGTGATTACCGTTGCAATTGCATTGGAAAAAGCAGGTATTACGCTGTTGAATACAGGGATCGGCTGGCATGAAGCACGTATTCCAACGATTGTGACATCAGTACCACGTGCGGCTTTTGTGGACTATACCGCAGAAGTGAAAAAGCATGTGTCGGTGCCTGTGATTGCATCGAACCGTATCAATATGCCAGATACAGCTGAAGAGATCCTGGCATCCGGTAAAGCGGATATGGTACAGATGGCACGTCCTTTACTTGCCGATGCATACTGGGTAAATAAAACGGCAACCAATCGTGTCGATGAAATCAATACCTGTATTGCGTGTAATCAGGCATGTCTGGATCATACATTCCAGAATAAACGTGCAAGTTGCTTAGTGAATCCTCGTGCAGGATATGAAACTGAGCTGGTTTATGTGAAAACGAAAAAGCCGAAGAAAATTGCGGTCGTAGGTGGCGGTGTGGCTGGAATGTCAGCTGCTACAGTTGCAGCAGGACGCGGTCATCAGGTTACTTTATTTGAAGCATCCAGTGAAGTCGGTGGTCAGTTTAATCTGGCAAAAGTCGTCCCTGGTAAAGAAGAATTCCACGAAACCATCCGTTATTTCAAAGTTCAGATTGAAAAAACAGGTGTGGATTTACGTTTAAATACCAAAGTGAACCGTGAGCAGCTGGAGCGTGAAGGCTTTGATGAAGTTGTGATTGCAACAGGTGTTGTACCTCGTGGACTGAAAATCGAGGGTAGTGATGCACCACAAGTGTTGTCTTATGCAGAAGTATTGCGTGGTGAGCCTGTAGGTTACAGTGTTGCTGTGATCGGTGCAGGCGGGATTGGTTTTGACGTATCAGAGTTTTTATTGAAGCCTGAACATCAGCCACAACCGCAACCTTTGGCTGACTGGATGCGTGAATGGGGTGTTGATCCAAATCCTAACTATATGACTGAAGGTGGCTCGATACCTGCAGAAGTTGAAACTCCAGTTCGTCAGATTTATCTGATGCAACGTAAAACTACGCCATTGGGCATTGGTTTAGGGAAAACTTCAGGCTGGGTGCATCGTGCACAGTTGAAAAAGCATGCTGTGCGTATGATGCGTGGTGTGCAGTATAAAGCTGTGACCAATGAAGGCCTGTGGATTGAGACCAACGGTCATGATCAATTGCTTCGTGTGGATACGATTGTGGTGTGTGCAGGGCAGGAGTCTGTAAAAGATTTAATGCCTGCTGAGGGTGAAACAACACTGGCGCAGTATCATATTATTGGTGGTGCAAAACTGGCAGGTGAGCTTGATGCAAAACGTGCAATCCGTGAAGGTGCTGAAATAGCAGCTAAACTTTAA
- a CDS encoding energy transducer TonB, whose product MQVPIATAVPKNTINIRFIAPQKNDVRPVADLSSGQSALKNTQKTVEPTTALEVSKKQESNVSVISTDTLRKTVIPIQKNASKQQAQQNSTVQVEKEAVKTKDNPEKNVQMSESSMSTSTATKSTGSTASESKASVQNSGHQSESSAVSAASDKVPIPINRVDVLSLGKLTYDDRELQNQQRLVVLTIHINAKGLPVNIHVKQSSGLESLDERAMAAIRKSKFKPHKMNGEAVAVIVDFPIQLKLSRNR is encoded by the coding sequence GTGCAGGTGCCTATAGCCACAGCAGTCCCGAAGAATACGATAAATATTCGCTTTATAGCACCGCAAAAAAATGATGTCCGTCCGGTTGCTGATTTGTCATCCGGTCAGTCTGCTCTAAAAAATACGCAAAAAACTGTAGAACCGACTACTGCTTTAGAAGTCAGTAAAAAGCAGGAAAGCAACGTATCTGTGATCAGTACGGATACTTTACGAAAAACAGTTATACCGATTCAAAAAAATGCGTCTAAACAGCAAGCTCAACAGAACAGTACAGTTCAGGTGGAAAAAGAAGCTGTAAAGACAAAGGATAACCCTGAAAAAAACGTGCAGATGTCTGAGTCATCCATGAGCACTTCGACAGCGACAAAGTCTACTGGTAGTACTGCATCAGAAAGTAAAGCATCGGTGCAAAACTCCGGACATCAATCTGAAAGCAGTGCAGTATCCGCAGCCAGTGATAAAGTGCCGATACCGATTAACCGGGTTGATGTACTGAGTTTAGGCAAACTGACTTACGATGACCGTGAACTGCAAAACCAGCAAAGATTGGTGGTTTTGACCATTCATATTAATGCTAAAGGTCTGCCGGTAAATATTCACGTCAAACAGAGTTCTGGTCTGGAGAGTCTGGATGAAAGGGCTATGGCTGCTATACGGAAATCAAAATTTAAACCACATAAGATGAATGGCGAAGCAGTTGCTGTAATTGTGGACTTTCCTATTCAGCTCAAGCTCAGCAGAAACCGTTGA
- a CDS encoding biliverdin-producing heme oxygenase, translating to MNASTEKQLQNSLMLRLKQATAAEHDRMEQLMQQSQVFASEKNYAQFTLSQYYFQKDVEHLYQNPQVSALIPDLDIRGRSEAALQDLADLKLQPQQQVIVTDAIEYPQSLGWIYVSEGSTLGAAFLFKEAQAQFGFSADFAARNLAAYPEGRAVVWKRFKQAIDEAGFNDAEQELIIEGALQGFKRFGDLLADLHNLK from the coding sequence ATGAACGCTTCAACTGAAAAACAGCTGCAAAACAGTTTGATGCTGCGTCTAAAGCAGGCGACGGCAGCTGAGCACGACCGTATGGAGCAACTGATGCAGCAGTCGCAGGTCTTTGCCAGTGAAAAAAATTATGCGCAATTTACTTTGTCGCAATATTACTTTCAAAAAGATGTTGAGCATCTTTATCAGAACCCGCAAGTCAGTGCGCTGATTCCTGATCTGGATATACGTGGCCGTTCAGAAGCAGCTTTACAGGATCTGGCTGATTTAAAGTTGCAGCCACAGCAGCAGGTAATTGTAACGGATGCGATTGAGTATCCACAGTCTTTGGGCTGGATTTATGTGTCAGAAGGTTCAACGCTGGGTGCAGCATTTTTATTTAAAGAAGCACAGGCTCAGTTTGGTTTCAGCGCTGATTTTGCTGCACGCAATCTGGCTGCCTATCCAGAAGGACGTGCAGTGGTGTGGAAGCGCTTTAAACAGGCGATTGATGAAGCAGGCTTCAATGATGCAGAGCAGGAGCTGATTATTGAAGGTGCTTTGCAGGGTTTCAAACGCTTTGGCGACTTATTGGCGGACTTACACAATCTTAAATAA
- a CDS encoding YbaN family protein: protein MKHAESVAKQSSESVHAAPQLARSWIVRLICICLACLCLVLGTVGLILPGLPAFDFYFLAALFAAKGSKRLHSWIVQHKVIAPVLKQWGESRTLPVKLKVFSLISMSIGAALLIFTVPHPWAVGGIVLIMLAVQLWLWFKA from the coding sequence ATGAAACATGCTGAATCAGTAGCGAAACAGTCATCTGAAAGCGTACATGCAGCACCTCAGTTAGCCAGGTCCTGGATTGTGAGGTTAATTTGCATCTGTTTAGCCTGCCTGTGTTTAGTGCTTGGTACTGTCGGGCTTATTTTGCCTGGTCTCCCTGCTTTTGATTTCTATTTTCTGGCGGCGTTGTTTGCCGCCAAGGGTTCTAAGCGTTTACACAGCTGGATTGTGCAGCATAAAGTCATTGCACCTGTTTTAAAACAGTGGGGCGAAAGCAGAACTTTGCCTGTGAAGCTAAAAGTTTTTTCCTTAATCAGTATGAGCATTGGTGCTGCACTTTTAATTTTTACTGTGCCGCATCCTTGGGCAGTCGGCGGTATTGTATTGATCATGCTGGCAGTACAGCTTTGGCTGTGGTTCAAAGCATAA